Proteins encoded by one window of Psychromonas sp. L1A2:
- the pheS gene encoding phenylalanine--tRNA ligase subunit alpha, translated as MQHLDEIVANAQQQIENAADTNELEEIRLQYLGKKGLMTEQMKGLGKLPPAEKPAAGQMINQAKQAIQAVLVERKKGMEEAILNEKLASETIDVTLPGRGSKQGNIHPVTRTTERIVEFFSELGFEVKDGPEVEDGYHNFDALNIPPHHPARADHDTFYFNPDLVLRTQTSGVQIRTMEKQEPPVRIISPGRVYRNDYDQTHTPMFHQVEGLMIAENVSFGQLKGILNDFLHNFFEEDLEIRFRPSYFPFTEPSAEVDVKGKNGWLEVLGCGMVHPSVLKSMGVDPEKYSGFAFGMGIERLTMLRYGVNDLRSFFENDLRFLKQFK; from the coding sequence ATGCAGCATCTAGATGAAATCGTTGCTAATGCGCAACAACAGATCGAAAACGCCGCGGATACCAATGAATTAGAAGAAATTCGTTTACAGTATCTTGGCAAAAAAGGCTTAATGACTGAACAAATGAAAGGCTTAGGCAAATTACCGCCTGCTGAAAAACCAGCTGCTGGACAAATGATCAATCAAGCTAAACAAGCGATTCAAGCTGTTTTAGTTGAACGTAAAAAGGGTATGGAAGAAGCGATTTTAAATGAAAAATTAGCGTCTGAAACTATCGATGTCACTTTACCTGGTCGCGGTTCAAAGCAAGGTAATATTCACCCAGTAACACGTACAACAGAGCGTATTGTTGAGTTCTTTAGTGAATTAGGTTTTGAGGTTAAAGATGGTCCTGAAGTTGAAGATGGTTACCATAACTTTGATGCGTTAAACATTCCGCCTCATCATCCAGCACGTGCTGATCACGATACTTTCTATTTTAATCCTGATTTAGTATTACGCACACAAACATCTGGTGTTCAGATTCGTACGATGGAAAAACAAGAGCCACCAGTACGTATTATTTCTCCTGGCCGTGTTTACCGTAACGATTACGACCAAACACACACACCAATGTTCCATCAGGTTGAAGGCTTGATGATTGCTGAAAACGTTAGTTTTGGACAGCTTAAAGGTATTTTGAACGATTTCTTACATAACTTCTTTGAAGAAGATTTAGAGATTCGTTTCCGTCCATCTTACTTCCCATTCACTGAACCTTCTGCTGAAGTTGATGTGAAAGGTAAGAACGGTTGGTTAGAAGTATTAGGTTGTGGAATGGTACACCCAAGCGTATTAAAATCGATGGGTGTTGATCCAGAGAAATACTCAGGTTTTGCTTTTGGTATGGGTATTGAGCGTTTAACAATGCTGCGTTATGGCGTAAATGATTTACGTTCTTTCTTTGAAAACGATCTTCGTTTCCTCAAGCAATTCAAATAA
- a CDS encoding fumarylacetoacetate hydrolase family protein: protein MQTVLLNGQQITPSKVVCIGRNYVEHIAELNNEVPTEPVIFVKPNSAISTDIKTHAVDAIHYEAELSLIIENNKFIGAGIGLDLTKREVQSVLKSKSLPWERAKAFDASAVFSEFVAIDNKVESLSLVLLINDDIIQQANYELMIYKPAQIVVAVNEFMSFETNDILMTGTPKGVGKVNKGDRFTGQLYDQDKLLLTQTWTVL from the coding sequence ATGCAAACTGTATTATTAAATGGACAACAAATCACACCATCAAAAGTAGTGTGTATTGGTCGTAACTATGTTGAACATATTGCTGAATTGAATAATGAAGTGCCGACTGAACCTGTTATTTTTGTAAAGCCAAATTCTGCTATTTCAACGGATATCAAAACACATGCCGTTGATGCCATTCATTATGAAGCTGAGCTGTCTTTGATCATAGAAAATAATAAATTTATTGGCGCTGGTATTGGCTTAGACCTGACTAAACGTGAAGTGCAAAGTGTATTAAAAAGCAAAAGCTTACCTTGGGAAAGAGCGAAAGCTTTTGATGCTTCAGCGGTATTCTCTGAGTTTGTCGCTATTGACAATAAAGTGGAATCATTAAGTTTAGTCTTATTAATTAATGATGACATTATTCAACAAGCTAATTATGAATTAATGATTTATAAACCGGCACAAATAGTCGTTGCTGTTAATGAGTTTATGTCTTTTGAAACAAACGATATATTAATGACGGGCACTCCGAAAGGCGTTGGTAAAGTGAATAAAGGCGATCGATTTACGGGCCAACTTTATGACCAAGATAAACTATTATTAACGCAAACTTGGACGGTATTATAA
- a CDS encoding TatD family hydrolase has product MLVDSHCHLDRLDYKEKHKNIADVINKAQVQGITHLLSVCVTLDDYPAMAEMIAPYKQVSSTCGVHPLYKDAVMDEALLLEYASSDKVVAVGETGLDFFYSPETKEWQIDAFRKQIRVAKQLNKPLIIHTRGARQDTLDILREEGAEQVGGVLHCFTESIEMAEEAMKMGFYISVSGIVTFKNAKELQEVIKAVPLDRLLVETDSPYLAPVPHRGQENEPAYTHDVAKFVAELKGVSFDELAEVTTNNYFTLFKGAITVS; this is encoded by the coding sequence ATGTTAGTAGATTCTCATTGTCATCTTGACCGTTTAGATTATAAAGAAAAACACAAGAATATTGCAGACGTTATCAACAAAGCACAAGTACAAGGCATTACGCACTTATTAAGTGTTTGCGTAACGTTAGATGACTATCCAGCGATGGCTGAAATGATTGCCCCTTATAAACAAGTGTCTAGCACTTGTGGTGTCCATCCTTTATACAAGGATGCAGTAATGGATGAAGCATTATTACTTGAATATGCAAGTTCAGATAAAGTCGTAGCGGTAGGTGAAACTGGATTAGACTTCTTTTATTCCCCTGAAACAAAAGAATGGCAGATTGATGCATTTCGTAAACAAATCAGAGTGGCTAAACAGCTTAATAAACCGCTTATTATCCATACTCGTGGTGCACGTCAAGATACCTTAGATATTCTTCGTGAAGAAGGCGCTGAGCAAGTCGGTGGTGTATTACATTGTTTTACTGAGTCGATTGAAATGGCGGAAGAAGCAATGAAAATGGGCTTCTATATTTCAGTGTCTGGCATTGTTACATTCAAAAATGCCAAAGAGCTGCAAGAAGTGATTAAAGCGGTACCGTTAGATAGATTATTAGTTGAAACCGATTCACCTTATCTTGCACCTGTTCCACATCGCGGCCAAGAAAATGAGCCCGCTTATACTCATGATGTTGCTAAATTTGTGGCGGAATTAAAAGGTGTTTCTTTTGATGAGTTAGCAGAGGTGACGACTAATAATTATTTCACGCTGTTCAAAGGGGCGATTACCGTTAGCTAA
- the holB gene encoding DNA polymerase III subunit delta', with product MPTMKEVQDTDNAEVIFDNVTTPWLTPFYQKLQNTYHEGRFAHGLLFTGSAGIGKYKLAKQLAQFLLCTDKRENDACFECHSCRLISANNHLDFHLLEAEKNKSIGIDQVRLLTEKLNERPQLGNNKVVLIKGVDQLTEAAANALLKTLEEPQGDSYLILLARTHHQLMPTLLSRLQQTHIHSPDDQTLIDWLYALGYQVSDYGVLRWFQNSPLALLNHLKELEQDASLDTRRQCVEGLFNLLYQPIHLFSFSQLLVKDVEQNLLLVFHLLHDIHKLKLNNNQLNEDAIYYFALPQLQLWQAQLSYKSLRVLSTEILKTRSLLTSHSSLKKELLINALLIKIKNEFKENKAC from the coding sequence ATGCCTACTATGAAAGAAGTGCAAGATACAGATAATGCTGAGGTTATTTTTGATAATGTCACGACACCTTGGCTGACTCCTTTTTATCAAAAGCTACAAAATACTTATCATGAAGGGCGTTTTGCCCATGGTTTATTATTCACAGGTAGTGCCGGTATTGGTAAATATAAGTTAGCAAAGCAATTAGCACAGTTTTTATTGTGCACCGATAAAAGAGAAAATGACGCTTGTTTTGAGTGTCATTCTTGCCGTTTAATCAGCGCGAATAATCATCTTGATTTTCATTTGTTAGAAGCCGAAAAAAACAAATCGATTGGTATTGACCAAGTACGTTTATTAACTGAAAAACTGAACGAACGACCTCAGTTAGGCAATAATAAAGTGGTCTTGATTAAAGGGGTTGATCAGTTAACGGAAGCGGCTGCTAATGCACTATTAAAAACACTTGAAGAACCACAAGGTGACAGTTACCTTATTTTGTTGGCGCGTACCCATCACCAATTAATGCCGACATTATTGAGTCGTTTGCAACAAACACATATACATAGTCCAGATGATCAGACATTAATCGATTGGTTATATGCGCTAGGGTATCAAGTAAGTGATTATGGGGTATTGCGTTGGTTTCAAAATAGTCCATTAGCTTTGCTTAATCACTTAAAAGAGCTTGAACAAGATGCGTCTCTTGATACACGTCGGCAATGCGTTGAAGGGTTGTTTAATTTGTTATATCAACCTATTCATTTGTTCTCATTCTCACAATTACTGGTTAAAGACGTAGAGCAAAATTTACTATTGGTTTTTCATTTATTACATGATATTCATAAGTTAAAACTAAACAATAATCAACTTAATGAAGATGCTATTTACTATTTTGCATTGCCACAATTACAACTTTGGCAAGCGCAGCTCTCTTACAAAAGTTTACGTGTATTAAGTACTGAAATATTAAAGACTCGTAGTTTATTAACCAGTCATTCATCACTAAAAAAAGAACTGTTGATTAACGCATTATTGATAAAAATAAAAAATGAATTTAAGGAAAATAAAGCATGTTAG
- the tmk gene encoding dTMP kinase, whose amino-acid sequence MSAQQKLAGKFIVIEGLEGAGKSTAIQYIQDWLISKGISEQKIELTREPGGTVLAEKMRDIVKMDVDDEQLDDKAELLIMYAARVQLVEHKIKPALADNKVVIGDRHNWSSLAYQGGGRGIDLNLIRDIKQVALGDFKADFTLFLDIEPELGLSRARGRGELDRIERLAIDFFNRSRAVFQQLVADEPSAVCIDASQSFTDVETAIKQQLDTWLASL is encoded by the coding sequence ATGTCAGCACAACAAAAATTAGCCGGTAAATTTATTGTCATTGAAGGTTTAGAAGGCGCAGGCAAAAGTACTGCGATTCAATATATTCAAGACTGGTTAATCAGCAAAGGTATCTCTGAACAGAAAATTGAATTGACGCGTGAACCTGGCGGCACCGTATTAGCTGAAAAAATGCGTGATATAGTGAAAATGGACGTTGACGATGAGCAGTTAGACGATAAAGCTGAGTTATTAATTATGTACGCTGCTCGTGTCCAGTTAGTGGAACATAAAATAAAACCCGCTTTGGCAGACAATAAAGTCGTTATTGGTGATCGCCATAACTGGTCTTCTTTAGCTTATCAAGGTGGTGGTCGCGGGATTGATTTAAATCTTATTCGCGATATTAAACAAGTAGCATTAGGTGATTTCAAAGCTGACTTTACGTTATTTTTAGATATTGAACCTGAGCTAGGGTTAAGCAGAGCACGTGGTCGCGGAGAGTTAGATCGCATTGAACGTTTAGCCATTGATTTTTTTAATCGCTCTCGTGCCGTATTTCAGCAATTAGTTGCAGATGAACCGAGCGCGGTTTGTATTGATGCAAGCCAATCATTTACTGACGTAGAAACCGCCATTAAGCAACAACTTGATACTTGGTTAGCGAGTTTATAA
- the mltG gene encoding endolytic transglycosylase MltG encodes MMKKIGFVLLFLCLIIAAALLWSKQQIDTYLGSPRVQETQLFTLADGSYFSHLAPQLINQGLLDSQRWWKVISKLRPELTKIKSGTYELPKGASLEQILVILTSGHEFQFKLTFVEGSTYKDWQAIFTNAEHIQPLQKTEQELLTALESSSTKLEGLLFPETYHYTADMSAFSIVKKAYLHQQRVLEKLWAERDKNLPYKTPYEALIMASIIEKESGLANDRDKISSVFVNRLKIGMRLQTDPTVIYGMGDRYNGRIRKKDLQEKTAYNTYTINGLPPTPIAMPSEEALYAALHPATTKYLYFVSKGDGTSYFSKNLREHNRAVNKYIRGM; translated from the coding sequence ATGATGAAGAAAATAGGGTTCGTTTTATTATTTCTCTGTTTAATAATAGCCGCAGCATTACTGTGGTCAAAACAACAAATAGACACTTACTTAGGTTCCCCGAGAGTACAAGAAACACAATTATTTACCTTAGCAGATGGTAGTTATTTCTCTCATTTAGCACCACAGTTAATCAATCAAGGTTTACTAGATAGTCAACGTTGGTGGAAGGTCATCTCAAAATTAAGACCTGAATTAACAAAAATAAAATCTGGTACTTATGAGCTTCCCAAAGGGGCTTCTCTAGAACAAATTTTGGTGATCCTGACCAGTGGGCATGAATTCCAATTTAAATTGACCTTTGTCGAAGGCAGTACTTATAAAGACTGGCAGGCTATTTTTACTAATGCCGAGCACATTCAACCGTTACAAAAAACAGAACAAGAATTATTGACCGCTTTAGAGAGTTCTTCTACTAAATTAGAAGGGTTATTGTTCCCTGAAACTTATCATTACACTGCTGATATGAGCGCATTTAGTATTGTAAAAAAAGCCTATCTTCATCAACAACGTGTATTAGAAAAATTATGGGCGGAAAGAGACAAAAACTTACCTTATAAAACCCCTTATGAAGCGTTGATCATGGCGTCAATTATCGAAAAAGAAAGTGGTTTAGCCAATGACCGCGATAAGATTTCATCAGTTTTTGTCAATCGTCTAAAAATAGGAATGCGTTTACAAACTGATCCAACAGTTATTTACGGCATGGGCGATCGTTATAATGGCCGCATTCGTAAAAAAGATTTGCAAGAAAAAACCGCTTATAACACTTATACCATTAACGGTTTACCGCCAACACCGATTGCAATGCCTAGTGAAGAAGCGCTTTATGCTGCATTACACCCAGCAACAACCAAGTACCTATATTTTGTGAGTAAAGGGGATGGCACTTCTTATTTCTCAAAAAATTTAAGAGAGCACAATCGTGCTGTAAATAAATATATTCGAGGAATGTAA
- the pabC gene encoding aminodeoxychorismate lyase, whose amino-acid sequence MLINGLENNKINAADRGLAYGDGLFSTIKIEFGEVIDWSLHLARLQNGSARLFFPDIDWQQLQQEVFTAAKAVLDQPHYVLKLMLTRGSGGRGYSAEGCNDVQRIISLSVFPDTYLQWQQQGINIVQCASQLGRNKQLAGLKSLARLEQVFIKRELAALNAVEGLVCDELGNVIEACSANVFIYLNGQWVTPKLDFCGVAGVMRERIMQHSAIKVVEKEISLEDVNQASCLFLSNALMGIVPVKQYQEKSYSQQQLQRITELQVILKQGSQQQ is encoded by the coding sequence ATGTTAATTAACGGACTAGAAAATAATAAAATTAATGCAGCAGATCGAGGGCTCGCTTATGGTGATGGTTTATTCTCCACCATAAAAATTGAGTTTGGTGAAGTCATTGATTGGTCACTTCATCTAGCGCGTTTACAAAACGGAAGCGCCCGTCTTTTTTTTCCTGATATTGATTGGCAGCAACTTCAACAAGAAGTTTTTACAGCCGCTAAGGCTGTGTTGGATCAACCTCACTATGTATTAAAATTAATGCTGACCAGGGGAAGTGGTGGGCGAGGTTACAGTGCAGAAGGTTGTAATGATGTTCAGCGTATTATCAGCCTTTCCGTTTTTCCTGATACTTATTTACAATGGCAACAGCAAGGGATCAATATTGTACAATGCGCTAGTCAACTAGGGCGTAATAAACAACTTGCTGGTTTAAAATCATTAGCAAGATTAGAACAAGTCTTCATTAAACGAGAACTCGCAGCTTTAAATGCCGTTGAAGGATTAGTTTGTGATGAGCTTGGAAATGTTATTGAAGCCTGTAGTGCTAATGTATTTATTTATCTCAATGGTCAATGGGTAACACCTAAATTAGATTTTTGTGGTGTGGCGGGAGTGATGCGTGAACGTATTATGCAACATAGTGCCATTAAGGTTGTCGAAAAAGAAATATCTTTAGAAGATGTAAATCAAGCCTCTTGTCTTTTTCTATCTAATGCTTTGATGGGGATTGTGCCTGTGAAACAATATCAAGAAAAAAGTTATAGCCAACAACAGTTACAACGAATAACTGAATTACAAGTAATACTTAAGCAAGGAAGTCAGCAACAATGA
- the fabF gene encoding beta-ketoacyl-ACP synthase II, which translates to MSKRRVVVTGLGMISPVGNTVEQSWQAVQAGKSGISNIEHFDTEKFSTKFAGLIKDFNVEEYMPKKEARKMDLFIQYGVAAAEQAFQDSGLEVTDENAERIGVAIGSGIGGLGIIEANKDNFAKSGPRKISPFFVPATIINMISGHVSINKGLKGPNIAVTTACTTGTHSIGLGARMIQYGDADVMFVGGAEKASTEMGMGGFGAARALSTRNDSPETASRPWDESRDGFVLGDGAGVLVIEEYEHAKARGAKIYAEFVGFGMSGDAYHMTSPPESGAGAALSMKNAIRDAGIEATDIQYINAHGTSTPAGDIAETQAVKGIWGDAANSVMMSSTKSMTGHLLGAAGAIEAIFSVLAIKDQVAPPTINLKNPSEGCDLDYVTDGKARPSHIEYALSNSFGFGGTNGTLIFKRI; encoded by the coding sequence GTGTCAAAGCGTCGAGTTGTAGTAACCGGTTTAGGTATGATATCGCCAGTCGGCAATACGGTAGAGCAATCATGGCAGGCAGTACAAGCAGGCAAAAGTGGGATTTCAAATATCGAACATTTTGATACTGAAAAATTCTCCACTAAGTTTGCTGGCCTAATCAAAGACTTTAATGTCGAAGAATATATGCCAAAGAAAGAAGCGCGTAAAATGGATTTATTTATCCAGTATGGTGTTGCTGCTGCTGAGCAAGCATTTCAAGATTCAGGTCTTGAAGTGACTGATGAAAATGCAGAGCGTATTGGTGTTGCGATCGGTTCTGGTATCGGTGGTTTAGGTATTATCGAAGCGAATAAAGATAACTTTGCAAAAAGTGGTCCTCGTAAAATCAGCCCATTCTTTGTACCTGCTACTATTATTAATATGATTTCTGGTCATGTTTCTATCAATAAAGGCCTAAAAGGTCCTAATATTGCAGTAACAACAGCCTGTACAACAGGTACACATAGTATCGGTTTAGGTGCTCGTATGATTCAATACGGTGATGCTGATGTGATGTTTGTTGGTGGTGCAGAAAAAGCATCAACAGAAATGGGTATGGGTGGCTTTGGTGCTGCACGTGCTTTATCTACACGCAATGATTCTCCAGAAACAGCGAGTCGTCCATGGGACGAGTCACGTGATGGTTTTGTATTAGGTGATGGCGCAGGTGTATTAGTGATTGAAGAATACGAACATGCAAAAGCACGTGGCGCAAAAATCTATGCTGAATTTGTTGGTTTTGGTATGAGCGGCGATGCTTACCATATGACGTCACCACCAGAAAGTGGTGCTGGTGCAGCCTTATCAATGAAAAATGCGATTAGAGATGCTGGTATCGAAGCTACTGATATTCAATATATCAATGCACACGGTACTTCTACTCCTGCTGGTGATATTGCTGAAACTCAAGCTGTTAAAGGTATTTGGGGTGACGCTGCAAACTCTGTGATGATGAGCTCAACTAAGTCAATGACAGGGCATTTATTAGGTGCTGCTGGTGCAATTGAAGCAATCTTCAGTGTATTAGCCATTAAAGATCAAGTGGCTCCGCCAACGATTAACCTTAAAAATCCAAGCGAAGGTTGTGATTTAGATTATGTTACCGATGGTAAGGCGCGTCCTTCACACATTGAATATGCATTATCAAATTCATTTGGTTTTGGTGGAACAAACGGTACGTTAATCTTTAAACGTATCTAG
- the acpP gene encoding acyl carrier protein: MSNIEERVKNIIVEQLGVQLDEVKNEASFVDDLGADSLDTVELVMALEEEFDTEIPDDEAEKITTVQSAIDYVVNNG; this comes from the coding sequence ATGAGCAATATCGAAGAACGCGTAAAAAACATCATCGTTGAACAGTTAGGTGTTCAACTTGACGAAGTTAAAAACGAAGCTTCTTTCGTTGACGATCTTGGTGCTGATTCACTAGACACAGTTGAGCTTGTAATGGCTCTTGAAGAAGAATTCGATACAGAGATCCCAGATGACGAAGCAGAGAAAATCACTACTGTTCAATCTGCTATTGATTACGTTGTTAACAACGGTTAA
- the fabG gene encoding 3-oxoacyl-ACP reductase FabG, translating into MSMQDQVVLITGASRGIGRAIAESFVALGATVLGTATSESGAAAISEYLGDAGKGFVLNVTETESIDGLFAEIKKEFGSVDVLVNNAGITRDNLLMRMKDAEWDDIIGTNLTPIFKLSKAALRPMMKKRAGRIINIGSVVGTMGNAGQANYAAAKAGVIGFTKSLAREVASRGITVNTVAPGFIETDMTKALNEDQRAATLTNVPAGRLGDPKEIAATVVFLASEGAAYITGETIHVNGGMYMV; encoded by the coding sequence ATGAGTATGCAAGATCAAGTAGTATTAATCACTGGTGCAAGTCGTGGTATTGGGCGTGCAATTGCTGAAAGTTTTGTTGCATTAGGTGCAACGGTACTGGGTACAGCAACTAGCGAAAGTGGCGCTGCTGCGATTAGTGAATATTTAGGTGATGCAGGTAAAGGTTTTGTATTAAACGTGACTGAAACTGAATCAATAGATGGACTATTTGCTGAGATTAAGAAAGAATTCGGTAGTGTTGACGTATTAGTTAACAATGCTGGTATCACGCGTGACAACCTATTAATGCGCATGAAAGATGCAGAATGGGATGACATTATCGGTACTAACTTAACACCTATTTTTAAATTGAGTAAAGCGGCACTTCGTCCTATGATGAAGAAGCGCGCTGGTCGAATTATTAATATTGGTTCAGTAGTAGGTACAATGGGTAATGCTGGTCAAGCTAACTATGCTGCTGCAAAAGCTGGTGTAATTGGTTTTACTAAATCTTTAGCACGTGAAGTTGCAAGTCGTGGTATTACTGTTAATACAGTGGCGCCAGGTTTTATCGAAACTGATATGACTAAAGCGTTGAATGAAGATCAACGTGCCGCAACATTAACAAATGTGCCTGCAGGTCGTTTAGGCGATCCTAAAGAAATCGCTGCTACAGTTGTGTTTTTAGCTTCTGAAGGCGCTGCTTATATCACCGGTGAAACTATTCATGTTAACGGTGGTATGTACATGGTCTAG